One Glycine soja cultivar W05 chromosome 2, ASM419377v2, whole genome shotgun sequence genomic region harbors:
- the LOC114378099 gene encoding uncharacterized protein LOC114378099 isoform X1 yields MSITTTQALTPLSSSRKSRSRTTFGANSTSTSFPATPLSSNLLLFKLSHTSSKRTSTTFHAFKRFSPVMEWQDCTVKMEIDVPISVAYTCYSDREAIPNWMPFISSVKILPDKPDLSRWSLKYKAFGRDIEFSWLARNMQPIPNQKIHWRSMEGLQNRGAVRFYPKGPSSCVVELTVSYEVPQLLAPVASALQPFLEGLLTRGLERFATFAKSYT; encoded by the exons ATGTCTATTACAACAACACAAGCTTTGACCCCCTTGTCGTCATCACGTAAAAGTAGAAGTAGAACCACATTTGGCGCCAATTCCACCTCCACAAGCTTCCCCGCTACTCCACTCTCCTCCAATCTCctcctcttcaagctcagtCACACTTCTTCCAAACGAACCTCAACCACCTTCCATGCCTTCAAGCGCTTTTCCCCCGTCATGGAGTGGCAGGATTGCAC GGTTAAGATGGAGATTGATGTGCCCATCTCTGTAGCCTATACTTGTTATTCTGATCGCGAAGCCATCCCAAACTGGATGCCCTTTATTTCTTCTGTTAAG ATATTGCCAGACAAACCTGACCTGTCACGATGGTCCTTGAAGTATAAGGCATTTGGTCGTGATATTGAATTCTCTTGGCTTGCTCGTAATATGCAG CCCATTCCAAATCAGAAAATCCACTGGCGATCTATGGAAGGTCTTCAAAACAG AGGTGCTGTGCGATTCTATCCAAAAGGTCCTTCATCATGTGTAGTAGAA CTGACAGTCTCATATGAGGTTCCTCAACTTTTAGCTCCAGTGGCATCG GCACTGCAACCTTTCCTTGAAGGTTTACTTACACGTGGTTTGGAAAGATTTGCTACATTCGCCAAAAGCTACAcctaa
- the LOC114378099 gene encoding uncharacterized protein LOC114378099 isoform X2 — translation MEIDVPISVAYTCYSDREAIPNWMPFISSVKILPDKPDLSRWSLKYKAFGRDIEFSWLARNMQPIPNQKIHWRSMEGLQNRGAVRFYPKGPSSCVVELTVSYEVPQLLAPVASALQPFLEGLLTRGLERFATFAKSYT, via the exons ATGGAGATTGATGTGCCCATCTCTGTAGCCTATACTTGTTATTCTGATCGCGAAGCCATCCCAAACTGGATGCCCTTTATTTCTTCTGTTAAG ATATTGCCAGACAAACCTGACCTGTCACGATGGTCCTTGAAGTATAAGGCATTTGGTCGTGATATTGAATTCTCTTGGCTTGCTCGTAATATGCAG CCCATTCCAAATCAGAAAATCCACTGGCGATCTATGGAAGGTCTTCAAAACAG AGGTGCTGTGCGATTCTATCCAAAAGGTCCTTCATCATGTGTAGTAGAA CTGACAGTCTCATATGAGGTTCCTCAACTTTTAGCTCCAGTGGCATCG GCACTGCAACCTTTCCTTGAAGGTTTACTTACACGTGGTTTGGAAAGATTTGCTACATTCGCCAAAAGCTACAcctaa
- the LOC114378093 gene encoding probable protein phosphatase 2C 49 — protein MVAEAEVACQQNVGVLDVKHFPNKGSDVHQIGDADANSPPCFDRVRATESVSAELLTSQEDVKSADRISDAALESAVLQSIPCIRSGSFADIGPRRYMEDEHIRIDDLSSHLGSLYNFPQPSAFYGVFDGHGGPEAAAYIRKNVTKFFFEDVNFPRTSEVDNVFLEEVEDSLRKTFLLADSALADDCSVNSSSGTTALTALIFGKLLMVANAGDCRAVLCRKGEAIDMSQDHRPIYPSERRRVEELGGYIEDGYLNGVLSVTRALGDWDMKLPKGAPSPLIAEPEFRQVALTDDDEFLIIGCDGIWDVMSSQHAVSLVRKGLRRHDDPEKCARDLVMEALRLNTFDNLTVIIVCFSSLDHVEPEPSPPRQRKLRCCSLSAEALCSLRSLLEGSASN, from the exons ATGGTAGCTGAAGCAGAGGTTGCGTGTCAACAAAACGTGGGTGTGTTGGATGTGAAGCATTTTCCAAATAAGGGAAGCGATGTTCACCAGATCGGAGACGCAGATGCTAATTCGCCTCCGTGTTTTGACCGAGTTCGTGCCACTGAGTCGGTCTCCGCCGAGTTACTCACTTCACAAGAA GATGTTAAGTCTGCAGACAGGATCTCAGATGCTGCTCTTGAATCTGCGGTTCTGCAGTCTATCCCTTGCATCCGTTCTGGTAGTTTTGCTGACATTGGGCCACGGAGATACATGGAAGATGAACATATAAGGATAGATGATTTGTCGTCTCATCTGGGATCACTATACAACTTTCCCCAACCAAGTGCCTTTTATGGG GTGTTTGATGGTCATGGAGGACCTGAAGCTGCAGCTTATATAAGGAAAAACGTGACAAAGTTCTTCTTTGAGGATGTCAATTTCCCACGGACATCAGAAGTTGATAACGTATTTTTGGAAGAGGTAGAGGATTCCCTCAGAAAGACATTTCTTTTGGCTGATTCAGCTTTGGCCGATGATTGCAGTGTGAATAGTTCATCAGGCACCACGGCCCTTACTGCTTTGATATTTGGAAA GCTTCTAATGGTGGCCAATGCTGGCGACTGCAGAGCAGTTCTCTGTCGCAAAGGAGAGGCCATTGACATGTCTCAAGATCACAGGCCTATTTATCCATCAGAGAGGAGGCGAGTTGAAGAATTGGGTGGCTACATAGAAGATGGTTATCTCAATGGGGTTTTATCAGTTACTCGAGCACTGGGGGACTGGGACATGAAGTTACCTAAGGGTGCTCCCTCACCTTTGATTGCAGAGCCGGAGTTCCGGCAAGTGGCTCTAACAGATGATGATGAATTCCTCATCATAGGATGCGACGGCATCTGGGATGTGATGTCAAGTCAGCATGCTGTTAGCCTTGTTCGCAAAGGCCTGAGGCGGCATGATGACCCAGAGAAATGTGCCAGGGACCTGGTTATGGAAGCATTACGCCTGAACACATTCGACAATCTCACGGTGATCATTGTATGTTTCTCTTCCCTTGACCACGTGGAGCCAGAGCCATCCCCTCCTCGCCAACGGAAGTTGAGATGCTGTAGCCTCTCTGCAGAGGCTCTTTGTAGCTTGAGGAGCTTGTTGGAAGGCAGTGCTAGCAACTGA